The Serpentinimonas maccroryi genome has a segment encoding these proteins:
- the surE gene encoding 5'/3'-nucleotidase SurE: MKILLSNDDGYQAAGIVALYEALCEVASVEVVAPEHNNSAKSNALTLHSPLYIHRAPNGFRYVNGTPADCVHIALTGLLGYTPDLVVSGINNGANMGDDTIYSGTVGAAMEGYLFGVPAIAFSQTEKGWRHLDAAAAKAQELVRQLLPSLQPQSGAQHPAEPWLLNVNVPCLPLGELRGFKVARLGRRHAAERVITQMNPRGDTMYWIGSAGPAKDDAEGTDFHATEHGFVTVTPLQIDLTDHARLAYWGQSVAQWSRAHPRTAAAQPPDGPKPLGTEPAQP; this comes from the coding sequence ATGAAGATTCTTCTGTCCAACGACGACGGCTACCAAGCAGCGGGCATCGTGGCTTTGTACGAGGCCCTGTGCGAGGTTGCCAGCGTCGAGGTGGTGGCGCCAGAGCACAACAACAGCGCCAAATCCAACGCGCTCACGCTGCATTCCCCGCTCTACATCCACCGGGCGCCGAACGGCTTTCGCTACGTCAACGGCACCCCGGCCGATTGCGTGCACATCGCCCTGACCGGCTTGCTGGGTTACACGCCCGACCTGGTGGTCTCGGGCATCAACAACGGCGCCAACATGGGCGACGACACGATCTACTCCGGCACCGTGGGCGCGGCCATGGAGGGCTACCTGTTTGGTGTGCCAGCGATCGCCTTTTCGCAGACCGAAAAGGGCTGGCGCCACCTCGACGCCGCAGCCGCCAAGGCGCAAGAACTGGTGCGGCAGCTGCTGCCTTCGTTGCAGCCGCAGTCTGGCGCGCAGCACCCCGCCGAGCCCTGGTTGCTCAACGTCAACGTGCCGTGCCTGCCTTTGGGCGAACTGCGCGGCTTCAAGGTGGCGCGGCTGGGGCGGCGCCACGCGGCCGAGCGCGTGATCACCCAAATGAACCCGCGCGGCGACACCATGTACTGGATCGGCAGCGCCGGCCCGGCCAAGGACGACGCCGAAGGCACCGATTTCCATGCCACCGAGCACGGCTTTGTCACCGTCACGCCGCTGCAGATCGACCTCACCGACCATGCCCGCTTGGCCTACTGGGGCCAGTCGGTGGCGCAGTGGTCGCGCGCGCACCCGCGCACAGCCGCAGCACAGCCGCCAGATGGGCCCAAACCTCTTGGTACGGAGCCGGCGCAGCCATGA
- a CDS encoding protein-L-isoaspartate(D-aspartate) O-methyltransferase codes for MNRSKAGGAGPASGAAARPATRPAFPAQIPGLTSQPAARSAAGAQVAKSGSAGKYGATPAAAPAPQGGGLDSEAVRLALVRRLVAQGLQHPAVERAMATVPRHRFVDSALASQAYEDISLPIGLGQTISQPTIVARMLELLCTGRPLPLGRVLEVGTGCGYQAALLSLLCHEVYSIERLRGLHERARENLRELRLPNLHLLLGDGMAGYPAGAPYAGIVAAAAGPELPGAWLEQLAIGGRLVAPTELSPGQQHLVLIERTAQGLSRQVLDAVRFVPLKSGLG; via the coding sequence ATGAACCGCTCCAAAGCCGGTGGCGCTGGCCCGGCTTCGGGCGCTGCGGCGCGCCCAGCCACGCGCCCGGCTTTTCCGGCGCAGATTCCGGGCCTGACGTCCCAGCCTGCGGCCCGCAGCGCTGCGGGCGCACAGGTGGCCAAGTCTGGCAGCGCGGGCAAGTACGGCGCCACGCCTGCCGCTGCACCAGCCCCTCAAGGTGGCGGGCTCGATTCGGAAGCGGTGCGGCTGGCGCTGGTGCGCCGCTTGGTGGCGCAAGGTTTGCAGCACCCGGCAGTGGAGCGTGCCATGGCCACCGTGCCGCGGCACCGTTTCGTCGATAGCGCGCTGGCTTCGCAGGCCTACGAAGACATCAGTCTACCGATCGGCTTGGGGCAGACGATCTCGCAGCCCACCATCGTGGCGCGCATGCTGGAGCTGCTGTGCACCGGTCGACCGCTGCCGCTGGGGCGGGTGCTGGAAGTGGGCACCGGCTGCGGCTACCAAGCGGCGCTGCTGAGCCTGTTGTGCCACGAGGTGTACAGCATCGAGCGCCTGCGCGGCCTGCACGAGCGCGCGCGCGAGAACCTGCGCGAACTGCGCTTGCCCAACCTGCACCTGCTGTTGGGTGACGGCATGGCTGGGTATCCGGCTGGGGCGCCCTATGCGGGCATCGTCGCCGCTGCCGCTGGGCCCGAGTTGCCCGGCGCTTGGCTCGAGCAGCTGGCCATCGGTGGCCGCTTGGTGGCGCCCACGGAACTCAGCCCCGGCCAGCAACATCTGGTGCTGATCGAGCGCACGGCACAGGGCTTGAGCCGGCAGGTGCTCGATGCGGTGCGCTTTGTCCCCCTAAAATCGGGTTTGGGCTGA
- a CDS encoding peptidoglycan DD-metalloendopeptidase family protein, producing the protein MGLGRAVAWGGVAAVALALLGCAAPTAQRAPVTERSPQPTVRAAAAPLPPGAENAGLPGFYTVRPGDTLIRIGLETGQSWRDIAAWNGITNPDRIEVGQVLRVAPPVVVSAAARPPGAVAAAPAGATPAPGAAGTTAAPVATPSVQGRPLTDPTPAAAPEQPRAAPAEVAPVAAAPAPAAGAAETISLIWPAAGPVIESFDESRNKGIGIAGRAGDPVLAAAAGRVVYAGSGLRGYGNLVIIKHNNTFLTAYAHNQALLVREDQMVRQGQRIADMGSSDADRVKLHFEVRRQGRPVDPSAFLPRR; encoded by the coding sequence ATGGGTTTAGGGCGCGCGGTCGCTTGGGGCGGTGTGGCGGCGGTGGCGCTGGCGCTGCTCGGGTGCGCCGCACCCACGGCCCAACGCGCTCCTGTGACCGAACGCAGCCCGCAACCCACGGTGCGCGCCGCGGCGGCTCCGCTGCCGCCTGGTGCCGAAAACGCCGGCCTGCCGGGCTTTTACACCGTGCGCCCCGGCGACACCTTGATCCGCATTGGCCTTGAAACGGGCCAAAGCTGGCGCGACATCGCTGCCTGGAACGGCATCACCAACCCAGACCGGATCGAGGTTGGGCAGGTGTTGCGCGTGGCACCGCCTGTGGTGGTGTCGGCGGCGGCTCGTCCGCCTGGGGCTGTGGCCGCTGCGCCCGCTGGGGCCACCCCTGCACCGGGCGCAGCCGGGACCACGGCAGCGCCGGTGGCCACCCCGAGCGTCCAAGGTCGGCCGCTCACTGACCCCACCCCAGCTGCTGCACCCGAGCAGCCCCGGGCAGCACCTGCTGAGGTGGCTCCGGTGGCTGCAGCCCCTGCACCAGCCGCCGGTGCTGCGGAAACCATCAGCCTGATCTGGCCTGCGGCCGGGCCGGTGATCGAATCCTTTGACGAATCGCGCAACAAGGGCATCGGCATTGCAGGCCGCGCCGGTGACCCGGTGCTGGCGGCGGCAGCGGGCCGGGTGGTGTATGCGGGGTCGGGACTGCGCGGTTACGGCAATCTGGTGATCATCAAGCACAACAACACCTTCCTCACCGCCTACGCGCACAACCAGGCGCTGCTGGTGCGCGAAGACCAGATGGTGCGCCAGGGGCAGCGCATCGCCGACATGGGCAGCAGCGACGCCGACCGGGTCAAGCTGCACTTTGAGGTGCGGCGCCAAGGTCGTCCGGTCGACCCGTCGGCTTTTTTGCCCCGGCGTTGA
- the rlmD gene encoding 23S rRNA (uracil(1939)-C(5))-methyltransferase RlmD produces MALALAPAAQPNPACAHDRSEPEPAPAASTSPAAGPAPVAGAPSALPVSTWLCVDAMDLDAQGVARRPDGKVVFIDGALPTEWVSAHTRRSKNQWEQADLLAIHRESALRVRPRCPHFGLHAGACGGCKMQHLEPGAQVAMKQRVLEDNLWHLAKVRPESILPPIVGPAWGYRYRARLSVRYVAKKAQVLVGFHERKSRYVADMRVCPVLAPQVSALLLPLRELFGAMDARETCPQIELAVGDALTALVLRHLQPLSAADCARLRAFALSHSTPESPIQWWLQPKGPDSVHLLDESADLPRLDYALSEFGLRMPFRPTDFTQVNPHINRVLVGRAVRLLAPQAHERVIDWFCGLGNFTLPLATQAREVLGIEGSAALVARAQSNWAENQSLRGGLAPTRFEARNLFELTPQQLCADGVADKWLVDPPREGAFALVKALADWQQAQASVANDAAAHVTVAGALDWRPPQRIVYVSCNPATLARDAGLLVHQAGYRCTAVGVVNMFAHTAHVESMAVFERVAGG; encoded by the coding sequence ATGGCACTCGCTCTGGCCCCAGCGGCCCAACCAAACCCTGCCTGCGCCCACGATCGCTCCGAGCCCGAACCAGCGCCCGCCGCCAGCACTTCACCTGCTGCCGGCCCGGCACCGGTTGCGGGGGCGCCCAGCGCGCTGCCGGTTTCCACTTGGCTGTGCGTCGATGCCATGGACCTCGATGCCCAAGGCGTGGCGCGGCGCCCCGATGGCAAGGTGGTGTTCATCGACGGCGCCCTGCCTACCGAGTGGGTGAGCGCGCACACGCGGCGCAGCAAAAACCAGTGGGAGCAGGCCGATCTGCTCGCCATCCACCGCGAATCGGCCCTGCGCGTGCGCCCGCGTTGCCCGCATTTTGGCTTGCACGCCGGGGCCTGCGGCGGCTGCAAGATGCAGCACCTAGAGCCCGGGGCGCAGGTGGCGATGAAGCAGCGCGTGCTCGAAGACAACTTGTGGCACCTGGCCAAGGTGCGGCCTGAATCCATTTTGCCGCCGATCGTCGGCCCGGCTTGGGGCTACCGCTACCGCGCCCGCCTGTCGGTGCGCTATGTGGCCAAAAAAGCGCAGGTGCTGGTGGGCTTTCATGAGCGCAAGAGCCGCTATGTGGCCGATATGCGCGTCTGCCCGGTGCTGGCGCCGCAGGTGAGCGCGCTGCTGCTGCCCTTGCGCGAGCTGTTCGGGGCCATGGACGCGCGCGAAACCTGCCCGCAGATCGAGCTGGCGGTGGGCGATGCGCTCACGGCGCTGGTGCTGCGCCATCTGCAACCCTTAAGCGCTGCCGACTGCGCGCGTTTGCGCGCTTTTGCACTTAGCCACAGCACGCCCGAATCCCCGATCCAGTGGTGGCTGCAGCCCAAGGGCCCCGACAGCGTGCATTTGCTGGATGAGTCCGCCGATCTGCCGCGCCTAGACTACGCCTTGTCCGAATTCGGGCTGCGCATGCCTTTTAGGCCCACCGATTTCACCCAAGTCAACCCGCACATCAACCGCGTGCTGGTGGGGCGTGCTGTGCGCCTGCTGGCACCGCAAGCCCACGAGCGCGTGATCGACTGGTTCTGCGGCTTGGGCAACTTCACCCTGCCGCTGGCCACCCAAGCGCGTGAGGTGCTGGGCATCGAGGGCAGCGCGGCGCTGGTGGCGCGTGCCCAAAGCAACTGGGCCGAGAACCAAAGCCTGCGCGGTGGGTTGGCCCCCACCCGGTTCGAGGCGCGCAACCTGTTCGAGCTCACGCCGCAGCAGCTGTGCGCTGATGGCGTGGCCGACAAATGGCTGGTGGACCCGCCGCGCGAGGGCGCCTTTGCGCTCGTCAAAGCGCTGGCCGACTGGCAGCAGGCGCAGGCCAGTGTGGCCAATGACGCCGCAGCACACGTAACCGTCGCCGGCGCACTCGATTGGCGCCCCCCACAGCGCATCGTGTACGTGAGCTGCAACCCGGCCACGCTGGCGCGCGACGCCGGCCTGCTGGTGCACCAAGCGGGCTACCGCTGCACGGCGGTTGGGGTGGTGAACATGTTTGCCCACACCGCGCACGTGGAGAGCATGGCGGTGTTCGAGCGCGTGGCTGGCGGCTGA
- a CDS encoding Bax inhibitor-1 family protein, producing MNQPTQSWGRFGAPTVSAEQRNRVLRNTYWLLALSMLPTVLGAWVGMATGITASLGGVTGLVVFLAGAFGFMYAIHKTKDSALGVPLLLAFTFFMGLMLSRLLAMVLGFQNGTSLVMTAFAGTAGVFVVMSSLSTVIKRDLEGLGKWLFMGVLVLIAGMVINIFVGSPIWMAVLSTMAIGIFSALLLVDLKRIVDGGETNYIMATMGIYLSLFNIFQSLLILLGLMGGEE from the coding sequence ATGAACCAACCCACCCAATCTTGGGGCCGCTTCGGCGCCCCTACCGTATCGGCCGAGCAGCGCAACCGCGTGTTGCGCAACACCTACTGGCTGCTCGCCCTGAGCATGCTGCCCACTGTGTTGGGTGCTTGGGTGGGCATGGCCACGGGCATCACCGCCTCGCTAGGCGGCGTGACGGGCTTGGTGGTGTTCTTGGCTGGGGCCTTTGGCTTCATGTACGCGATCCATAAGACCAAGGATTCGGCCCTTGGTGTGCCGCTGCTGCTGGCCTTCACCTTCTTCATGGGCCTGATGCTCTCGCGCCTGTTGGCGATGGTGCTGGGCTTTCAGAACGGCACCAGCTTGGTGATGACGGCTTTTGCCGGCACCGCCGGCGTGTTTGTGGTCATGTCGAGCCTCTCGACCGTGATCAAGCGCGACCTCGAAGGCTTGGGCAAGTGGCTGTTCATGGGCGTGCTGGTGCTGATCGCTGGCATGGTGATCAACATCTTTGTCGGCAGCCCGATCTGGATGGCGGTTTTGAGCACCATGGCGATCGGCATTTTCAGCGCGCTGTTGCTGGTGGACCTCAAGCGCATCGTCGATGGTGGCGAGACCAACTACATCATGGCCACCATGGGCATTTACCTGAGCCTGTTCAACATCTTCCAGAGCCTGCTGATTTTGCTGGGCCTGATGGGCGGCGAGGAGTGA
- a CDS encoding GlcG/HbpS family heme-binding protein, with protein sequence MKSKSALDLADVKAVAAAAEAEALKNHWAVTIAVVDDGGHALWLQRLDGAPPISAQIAMAKAHTAALGRRESKAYEDVINQGRTSFLSAPTLQGMLEGGVPIFKDGQCLGAVGVSGVKSPEDAQIAKAGIAALGLRG encoded by the coding sequence ATGAAAAGCAAATCCGCACTCGATCTGGCCGACGTCAAGGCCGTTGCTGCCGCCGCCGAGGCCGAGGCGCTCAAAAACCACTGGGCGGTGACCATCGCCGTGGTGGACGACGGCGGCCACGCATTGTGGCTTCAGCGCCTCGATGGTGCGCCGCCTATTTCGGCGCAAATCGCGATGGCCAAGGCGCACACCGCCGCGCTCGGGCGGCGCGAGAGCAAGGCCTACGAAGACGTGATCAACCAAGGGCGCACCTCGTTTCTGAGCGCGCCCACGCTGCAGGGCATGCTCGAAGGCGGCGTGCCGATCTTCAAAGACGGGCAATGCTTGGGCGCGGTGGGCGTGAGCGGCGTCAAGTCGCCCGAAGACGCGCAGATCGCCAAGGCCGGCATCGCCGCGCTGGGGTTGAGAGGCTGA
- the nikR gene encoding nickel-responsive transcriptional regulator NikR → MKRLTMSLDDDLADAFDALVLERGYANRSEAFRDLLRHDLGAARLRAHPEQPCVAVMSYVYDHHRRQLSTRLTDLQHEHHEYSVATLHAHLDHQRADERARLAHHAASLGHGARGAQRAVLWFYVRHDARLCAGAECAVFV, encoded by the coding sequence ATGAAGCGCCTGACCATGTCGCTCGACGACGATTTGGCCGACGCCTTCGACGCCTTGGTGCTCGAGCGCGGCTACGCCAACCGCTCGGAGGCCTTTCGCGACCTGCTGCGCCACGACCTGGGTGCCGCACGCTTGCGCGCGCATCCCGAGCAGCCTTGTGTGGCGGTCATGAGCTACGTCTACGACCACCACCGGCGCCAGTTATCCACGCGCCTGACCGACCTGCAGCACGAGCACCACGAGTACTCGGTCGCCACCCTGCACGCCCACCTCGATCACCAGCGAGCAGATGAACGAGCGCGGCTTGCGCACCACGCAGCAAGCCTTGGCCACGGCGCCCGGGGTGCTCAGCGGGCAGTGCTTTGGTTTTACGTGCGTCACGATGCGCGGCTTTGCGCAGGCGCTGAGTGTGCCGTTTTTGTTTGA
- a CDS encoding TonB-dependent receptor: MRHVGQRWGDNANTVMLPSYTALDLSVAQWIGAGELALHLRNATDRVYLSRSYGGGAQALLGEPRALEVSYRVPF; the protein is encoded by the coding sequence GTGCGCCACGTGGGCCAGCGCTGGGGCGACAACGCCAACACCGTGATGCTACCGTCCTACACCGCGCTCGATTTGAGCGTGGCGCAATGGATCGGCGCCGGCGAGCTGGCGCTGCACCTGCGCAACGCCACCGACCGGGTGTACCTGTCACGCTCCTATGGCGGCGGCGCACAAGCGCTGCTCGGCGAGCCACGGGCGCTCGAAGTCTCGTACCGGGTGCCGTTTTGA